ACGGCAACGGCAACGCACACCCAccctgaaccaggaccaggacctcaACCAGGAtctgaaccaggaccagaaccaggaccagaaccaggacctgaaGGTCACCTGAGGTCACCTGGTCCATAAGGGACACGTCTATGGTCCTGCTCTTggtcatggttctggttctggttctggtcctggtcctggtcctggtcctggttctggtcctggttctggtcttggttcaCTCTGACCCGTTTGTGTTTCAGGGTCTGATCTGGACTTCGTGGAAGGGGAAGGAGGTGTCGGTCCAGTTCACCGAGATGAAGATGAGACCCACAGCCTTCAGACTAGGATGAACTACACACTcaacacacacactaatacacacacactaatacacactaatacacatggacacacacaaatacacacagactcacaaatacacacagactcacaaacaaatacacacacacacaaacaaatacacacacaaatacacacaaacacacaaacaaatacacatacaaacaaatacacaaacaaatacacacagacacacaaacaaatacacacagagtCACAAACACATAGATACACAAACAGACGaagacacagatacacaaacaaattcacgaacacacaaacccacttgtagctccacccacccgtagctccgcccacctgttgTACCTGTCAGAGGTCAGTTCTTCTCATGTGTATAAAGGACCGTCCAGGATTTGACTGTAGGTTGTACAGTGTATTgttgactttttacagtgtattgttgactttttacagtgtattttgtaCTTTTCTTCTTGTTCGAGACCAAACGTGTTCATTCGTTTAAAGTTTCAGTTCATTTTCAGATGCAAACACACGTTAAAGTTTCCACAGCCTTTGTTTCCAGGTTGATGGTTCAACGCCGTAGGTGCACACGCAGGCTTTTCACAGGTTTATGATGTAAATAAAATTCACACTGAGTCTCATTATGAAGCAGAAAAGTCtcaaaactgaaagaaaagagTCAATGAACCATGAATAAATGTTCCACTATCTGTTCCAGGTTtagaaccaataaaaaaaaaaaaacagcctgtttTGGAATATTTGGGTGGATTTTTGACTTCATTCTGTTTCTTCGTTCAagatttttgcatttatttgtacatttaattCACCAGCGTCCTGAAGTTCTGACACCTGACCAGACTGAAGTCCAGGTGTAAAGGtctgcagcgccccctggtggaaagaaagaaagaaggaaagaaggaaagaaagaaggaaagaaaggaagaggaaagaaaaaaagcaaattatatgaaataaaggaaaaggaaataaaggaaatcaaataaatataaaagaaaactaaatgaaagaaagaaaagaaaattaaataaaggaaaagtagaaaggaaaaggaaagaataaaaaagaaaagaaaaggaaatcaaatgaaataaaggaaaaggaaatgaattaaaacaaaaagaaaattacatgaatgaaagaaaagacaaaatgaatgaaataagggaaatgaaagatgaaaaaagaaaattaaatgaaataaaggaaaattagAAAAGGAAAGAATAAAAaaggaaattaaatgaaataaatgaaaaatgaaagaaaaaagaaaggaaagaaaaaagaaaaaggaaagaaaagaatggagaaggaaatgaaatacaggaagagaaaaggaaaggaaataaaaggaattaataaaaaagaaaagacaaaaaaattaaatgaaacaaaggaaaagaaaagaataaaaatctaaataaaataaattgaacCCCTCAGACTCTGAATGATCCTAATTTGTAACTAAAACACTTACATGTGAGTTCCACTTTATTTCCAGGTAAATGTTCTGGATGCTTCTCCTGCATACgtatcccataatgcaatgcagtcAGCCCAGTATCAGTGATACTGATACAGGTGAGACTGTTACCATGGTTACCCCGATCTGTTATCAGGAAGTGACACAGTGAAGAACGAACCTTTAATAagagtgaataaaataataaaaaaataaataaataataataaaataaataataaaagtaaataaaaataaataaaataatgtataataataaaagtaaataaaataataaaaaaataaaccataataaaaataaataataataaaagtaaataatgCACAGtgttagttttcagacacattcctctttttattccttttttgttaTGGTAATAATTATATAATTGTGCTTTTCATATTTGTCTGATATTACACTGAGTTTATTTGTTGaaaaataaattgttttaaatttgcacaacaaattattcatagAAAAATAAAGGGGGGGAAATGCTATAATATTAAAGAGCATTGTTATAATTTTGTTGGGTTTACGggatgtgaataaataaataaataaatcaagaaCTTCctcctgtaaaaagaaaaaaacattctgtgttagagcagcgccccctggtgtacACTATAAGAAATACAGTCTGAGTGTGAACCCTGAAACACAGAAACTGTTCAGACTGAACACAGAGACACACTGTttttggtgggaaaaaaaaaaaaacaaagtgaactaAAGTTGAagtgaatgtttgtttgtttgtttttaagttgaagtgaatgtttgtttgtttgtttgtttttaagttgAAGTGAATGTTTGTCATGTGAGAATCCAAACAGTGTCAGTTACAAATGAACGTGAATCCACTGCAAGAAATGTCACTGAATCTGTTTTAACAGGTCGGAGAGGGATTTATTTTCAAAGTGACAAATTCaaacctgtttttcttttttgtcttttgatgaattaacaaacattttcttctttttcggagcaaaaaaatgtgaactttgtgctaaaatttaatttattttattgaaaataatcaactaaaactGATTAGATTTGAGAcctggaggatgtttttttttatgatcagacagactttaataaataaaacgATTCTTGTCAAATCcagttcttccttttttttttcttttttcttttttttcttttttttaatttggacaagctgaatttgatctgtgtctgtgtgaaacctgataaaaaaacaaacaaacaaacaaaaaaaaaacctcttgtcATGGGtggatattttttacagtggagcgGGAGGGGGTTGGGCTTGAGTTCAGAAGTGAAAGTAAAAGTAGAAGCAGTGGATCCGCTGACGCACACTGACAGAGTTTACAGAGTTTACAGGGTCTGGACAGTTCTCATCAGTTTGAAGATGATGCAGAGTTTGGAGCCACAGGCCGGAGGATTCAACTTCAACAACTGCAGCAGGTAAAGAAGTAGAATACTGAAGAATACCCACAATCCACCTGGAGGAGAGGGACAAGACAGGCTCTGAGTGTGATGAACCCAGGGTCACACAGTGGTGTTCTCACACAGACATTACACTGGAATTAGACGGATCCCTCTGATGTGAaccctttacagcaggggtctcaaactcaggtcctcgagggccggtttcCTGCATGGttcagatgtttcctcttccagctCACCTGACGGtcatcagacttctgcagagctggatggtgggctgatcatttgaatcaggtgtgttggaagagggatacatctaaaacatgcaggataccggccctcgaggacctgagtttgacactcctggtgtacaggctggatgtgtgtgtgtgtgtgtgtgtgtgtgtgtgtgtgtgttcaggttttTATTAAACTCTTGTAGTTCTgcttccacattcaggccaacaTGTCCTCTAACAGGCTGAACCAGGACGAACAAACACCCATAAGAACAACTACACACTTTTATCTGTGGTttagaaaaaaaaggacaaataataatgaaaatgatcCTGTTGTGATACTCTGTGttcagcaggtgtgtgtgtgtgtgtgtgtgttttctgtgagtTTTCATGTTCAGGCACAAACTGGTGTGTTCCTGTGGCTTGGTGTGTGTAGttattattgtgtatttattgcatgtattattgtgtgtatttattactgtgtgtattattgtgtgtattattattgtgtgtatttgttgtgtattattgtgtgtatttgttgtgtgtattattgtgtgtatttgttgtgtgtatttattgtgtgtattattgtgtgtatttgttgtgtattattgtgtgtattattgtgtgtattattattgtgtgtatttgttgtgtattattgtgtgtatttgttatgtgtattattgtgtgtatttgttgtgtgtattattgtgtgtatttgttgtgtattattgtatgcattattgtgtgtatttgttgtgtgtattattgtgtgtatttgttgtgtgtatttattgtgtgtatttattattgctagtattattgtgtgtattattattgtgtgtatttgttgtgtattattgtgtgtatttgttgtgtgtatttgttgtgtgtatttattattgtgtgtattattgtgtgtattattattgtgtgtatttgttgcgtgtattattgtgtgtattagttgtgtgtattattgtgtgtatttgttgtgtgtattattgtgtgtattattgtcCAACAGGAACAGTGTGTTGGAGTCTGGTCTGTCGGAGCTGGGATTCAAACCTCCAACCGCCAGGAAGACTGGGACCACCATCGCAGGAGTGGTGTACAAGGTGAGACCAGAGCAAATACCCATGATGCACCAGGACCAGTGATGGTGCTCAGCtgaaccctgtggtgtccaggtgagtatattaaacacactttaaccctgtggtgtccaggtgagtatattaaacacactttaaccctgtggtgtccaggtgagtatattaaacacactttaactctgtggtgtccaggtgagtatattaaacacactttaaccctctggtgtccaggtgagtatattaaacacactttaaccctgtggtgtccaggtgagtatattaaacacactttaaccctgtggtgtccaggtgagtatattaaacacactttaaccctgtggtgtccaggtgagtatattaaacacactttaaccctgtggtgtccaggtgagtatattaaacacactttaaccctctgctgtccaggtgagtatattaaacacactttaaccctgtggtgtccaggtgagtatattaaacacactttaaccctgtgctgtccaggtgagtatattaaacacactttaactctgtggtgtccaggtgagtatattaaacacactttaaccctctggtgtccaggtgagtatattaaacacactttaaccctgtggtgtccaggtgagtatattaaacacactttaaccctgtgctgtccaggtgagtatattaaacacactttaaccctgtgctgtccaggtgagtatattaaacacactttaaccctgtgctgtccaggtgagtatattaaacacactttaaccctgtgctgtccaggtgagtatattaaacacactttaaccctgtgctgtccaggtgaacgTATTAAACACACTTCATCTAATTAAAGCTcacatatttttatgtttttatttgtttttggtcaaAATTCAAAACTAgttcatttttgttgtaattgttAAATTACCTGTCGATCTTTTGTGCTCCGTTTACAGTAGGTTTTTGAACCCGTCTGTAGAACGTGCTGGAACCGCTGCCTTGGCGCCATCGCAGGCGCCCAGGGAGCCAACGGGGGgacaagtgccttgctcaagggcacatcagtcgACAGCTTTTTCTGCCAGTCTGTAGAATCGAACTGGCAACTCTCCCGCCCCCTGGACCACGGCGTCCCCCAAAGTCTGAGTTCCCTGACTGGGAATCGAACCCAAACCAGTAGAACCTGCTGGTCTGATGGACTGGGTTTAATGGAAGGAGctgagttaaaaacaaacaaacaaacaaacaaacaaacatgtaaaaatgaacaactgttgaattcagaccaaaacaaacagaagaataaTCTGAACAGGAAGTACAGAGTGTGTTtgatatgttcacctggacagcagagggttaaagtgtgtttaatatactcacctggacaccagagggttaaagtgtgtttaatatactcacctggacagcagagggttaaagtgtgtttcatatactcacctggacagcagagggttaaagtgtgtttaatatactcacctggacagcagagggttaaagtgtgtttaatatactcacctggacagcacagggttaaagtgtgtttaatatactcacctggacagcagagggttaaagtgtgtttaatatactcacctggacagcagagggttaaagtgtgtttaatatactcacctggacagcagagggttaaagtgtgtttaatatactcacctggacagcagagggttaaagtgtgtttaatatactcacctggacagcggagggttaaagtgtgtttaatatactcacctggacagcggagggttaaagtgtgtttaatatactcacctggacagcagagggttaatgtgtgtttaatatactcacctggacagcagagggttaatgtgtgtttaatatactcacctggacagcagagggttaaagtgtgtttaatatactcacctgggcaccacagggttaaagtgtgtttaatatactcacctggacagcagagggttaaagtgtgtttaatatactcacctggacaccagagggttaaagtgtgtttaatatactcacctggacagcagagggttaatgtgtgtttaatatactcacctggacagcagacggttaatgtgtgtttaatatactcacctggacagcagagggttaatgtgtgtttaatatactcacctggacagcagagggttaaagtgtgtttaatatactcacctggacagcagagggttaaagtgtgtttaatatactcacctggacaccagagggttaaagtgtgtttaatatactcacctggacaccagagggtaatgtgtgtttaatatactcacctggacaccagagggttaaagtgtgtttaatatactcacctggacaccagagggtaatgtgtgtttaatatactcacctggacaccagagggttaaagtgtgtttaatatactcacctggacagcagagggttaaagtgtgtttaatatactcacctggacagcagagggttaaagtgtgtttaatatactcacctggacagcagaggattaaagtgtgtttaatatactcacctggacaccagaggattaaagtgtgtttaatatactcacctggacaccagagggttaaagtgtgtttaatatactcacctgggcaccagagggttaaagtgtgtttaatatactcacctggacagcagagggttaaagtgtgtttaatatactcacctggacagcacagggttaaagtgtgtttaatatactcacctggacagcagagggttaaagtgtgtttaatatactcacctggacagcagagggttaaagtgtgtttaatatactcacctggacagcagagggttaaagtgtgtttaatatactcacctggacagcacagggttaaagtgtgtttaatatactcacctggacagcagagggttaaagtgtgtttaatatactcacctggacagcggagggttaaagtgtgtttaatatactcacctggacagcagagggttaatgtgtgtttaatatactcacctggacagcagagggttaatgtgtgtttaatatactcacctggacagcagagggttaatgtgtgtttaatatactcacctggacagcagagggttaaagtgtgtttaatatactcacctggacagcagagggttaaagtgtgtttcatatactcacctggacaccagagggttaaagtgtgtttaatatactcacctggacagcagagggttaatgtgtgtttaatatactcacctggacagcagagggttaatgtgtgtttaatatactcacctggacagcagagggttaatgtgtgtttaatatactcacctggacaccagagggttaaagtgtgtttaatatactcacctggacagcagagggttaaagtgtgtttaatatactcacctggacaccagagggttaaagtgtgtttaatatactcacctggacagcagagggtaatgtgtgtttaatatactcacctggacaccagagggttaaagtgtgtttaatatactcacctggacaccagagggtaatgtgtgtttaatatactcacctggacaccagagggttaaagtgtgtttaatatactcacctggacagcagagggttaaagtgtgtttaatatactcacctggacagcagagggttaaagtgtgtttaatatactcacctggacagcagaggattaaagtgtgtttaatatactcacctggacaccagaggattaaagtgtgtttaatatactcacctggacagcagagggttaaagtgtgtttaatatactcacctggacaccagagggttaaagtgtgtttaatatactcacctgggcagcagagggttaaagtgtgtttaatatactcacctgggcaccagagggttaaagtgtgtttaatatactcacctggacaccagagggttaaagtgtgtttaatatactcacctggacagcagagggttaaagtgtgtttaatatactcacctggacagcagagggttaaagtgtgtttaatatactcacctggacagcagagggttaaagtgtgtttaatatactcacctgggcaccagagggttaaagtgtgtttaatatactcacctggacaccagagggtttttCAGAGCAGACTCTTCATGTTGAATCCAGTTTTCTTGGTTTTCGTGGCTGTTTTCTTAGACTCAGGTCGGTAGTTTGACCTCAGACTCACATCTTTTCTTCTGTCGTTGTCGTTTCATCGGTTTCAAAACTCCTTCCTCATTTCTAACCCACTCCGTTCGTCTCCTTCAGGACGGAGTGATCCTCGGCGCCGACACCAGAGCCACTGATGACATGGTGGTGGCCGACAAGAACTGCATGAAGATCCATTACATCGCCCCCAAGATCTAGTGAGTGAACtggaatgaacgaatgaatgaatgaaggaaggaatgaatgaatgaatgaatgagtgagtgaactggaatgaacgaatgaatgaatgaatgaaggaatgagtgAACtggaatgaacgaatgaatgaatgaaggaaggaatgaaagaatgaatgaaggaatgaatgcaTGAGTGAGTGAACTGGAACTGTAGTGTCcactgaacaaatgaatgaagaaATGAGTGTGTGTCATTAACTCTTACACATCCTGTGTTtccattttttagtgttttagctTATTGAACTTATCGActgaatgaatgtgtgtgtgtgtatatatatacacacacacacacacatatatatatatatatatatatatgtgtgtgtgtgtgtttaactctttgtggtgtgtgtgtttgtgtgtgtgtatatgtgtgtgtgtttaaccctttgtgtgtgtgtatgtgtgtgtgtttaactctttgtgtgtgtgtttgcatgtgtgtgtgtttaactctttgtgtgtgtgtatgtgtgtgtgtttaactctttgtgtgtgtgtttgcatgtgtgtgtgtttaactctttgtgtgtgtgtgtgtgtgtgtgtgtttgcgtgcagcTGCTGTGGCGCTGGCGTGGCTGCAGATGCAGAGATCACCACACAGATCATGGCCTCCAACGTTGAACTGCACATGCTCAACACTGGGCGCCCGCCTCTGGTTGCCATGGTAACCCGGCAGCTGAAACAGATGCTGTTCAGGTGAGGAAGCACGTCTTTTACCacgtttgtcattttcatctcatcatttcttttttgtgtgtgtgtgtgtgttgtttttttttttttttatataaccttggttttgtttttgttttttcgttttgttttgttccttttctttttttgaattttttttctttactcatcacaacttttatatcatttttttcttcttgacaCTTAAGTAACTCATcacttcttttacttttttcatcttTATGCATCTTTTATGTTCTTTTGTCATATTTCTTGCCTTGTTTTTTCTGTAGTAtctgttcagtttttttcttttttatatattttttcctctTATCCCCTCTTCTAATACAATATCGTCCTTTTAATTAGTTTAAACAGATTCTGTATCAgagcattttcatgtattttcttctgACAGTGGCTTCATGACCCAGTTTTGTCTGGATCCTTAAACTGTGAAAGACAGTtctataataatcataataataataattttaatattataatataatcagacccatttaattaatttaatgaaCTGACGTCTCATAACCAAAGGTCTGAATAACAGGAACTTAAACATCCATTTTACACATTAAAGACATAATTAACTGTTTTTGTGACTTTAATCTGTACCATACAAAACcaggaggtgtttttttttttaaaggtaccaGGGTCATGTGGGTTCGTCTCTGATCGTCGGAGGCGTCGACGTGACCGGACCTCACCTGTACAGCGTTTACCCCCACGGGTCCTACGACAAACTGCCCTTCCTCACCATGGGTACGAATACGCACCGCTAGGGGTTTATGGGAGGGGTTAGAGTGTCGTAATGAGTGACATATGTGTGTTATTACTGGTGTTAATAGTTGAtattagtgtgtttttactggtGTTAATAGTTGAtattagtgtgtttttactggtGTTAATAGTTGATATTAGTGTGTTTATACTGGTGTTAATAGTTGATATTAGTGTGTTTTTATGGGTGTTAATAGTTGATATTAGTGTGTTTATACTGGTGTTAATAGTTGAtattagtgtgtttttactggtGTTAATAGTTGAtattagtgtgtttttactggtGTTAATAGTTGATATTAGTGTGTTTATACTGGTGTTAATAGTTGATATTAGTGTGTTTTTATGGGTGTTAATAGTTGATATTAGTGTGTTTATACTGGTGTTAATAGTTGAtattagtgtgtttttactggtGTTAATAGTTGAtattagtgtgtttttactggtGTTAATAGTTGATATTAGTGTGTTTATACTGGTGTTAATAGTTGATATTAGTGTGTTTTTATGGGTGTTAATAGttgatatttgtgtgtttttactggtgtTAATAGTTGATATTAGTGTGTTTATACTGGTGTTAATAGTTGAtattagtgtgtttttactggtGTTAATAGTTGATATTAGTGTGCTTATACTGGTGTTAATAGTTGATATTagtgggtttttactggtgttaATAGTTGATATTAGTGTGTTTTTATGGGTGTTAATAGTTGATATTAGTGTGTTTTTATGGGTGTTAATAGTTGATATTAGTGTGTTTTTATGGGTGTTAATAGTTGATATTAGTGTGTTTTTATGGGTGTTAATAGTTGATATTAGTGTGTTTTTATGGGTGTTAATAGTTGATATTAGTGTGTTTTTATGGGTGTTAATAGTTGATATTAGTGTGTTTTATGGGTGTTAATAGTTgatattagtatgtttttatggGTGTTAATAGTTgatattagtatgtttttatggGTGTTAATAGTTGAtattagtgtgtttttactggtGTTTATTTCcatgttctgctgtggttctgctgtggtttcaGGTTCTGGAGCTGCAGCCGCCGTCTCCGTGTTTGAGGACAGATTCAAACCAAAAATGGAGGTGAGACGTGACAGAAATAACACGTTACCATCAGAGTTTTTGGTCCGAAACAACCTTTTTGTGATCCACGTCTTTTCCGTTGGTCCTCTCCTGTCGCAGCTGGAGGAGGCCAAGCAGCTGGTCCGAGACGCCATTGCCGCCGGGATCTTCTGCGACCTGGGTTCAGGCAGTAACGTGGACTTGTGCGTGATCACCGAGGGGGGGGTGGACTTCCTGAGGGGCTACGACAAACCCACGGAGAAGGGTCAAAGGTGAGGGTCAGCGCACGGAAACAGAGTACGAGTGTTAAACGAGTTTAAATCAGCAACGAGTATTTGACTAATGATGTGAACGACTGGACAACCAGAAGAAAACATGTAAACAGTTCAGCTGGAGCACAATGAGTTAAATGTCATCCATAGAACCACAGTTAGTCGTATTTCTTTTATAAAAGTGATGCCTTTAAGACAATATTATCCAAACGTACCAAACAGCACTGAAAACATAAGCAAACGAAAAGCCAGATgtgatagaaataataataataataataataataataataataataataataataacttgggAAACTGAAACCGTAGATTGGAGAACGTCTGGAGCTGGATGTACTTTTCATGTGTGATGGTTTGCTTTGCAGGGGGGGGCAGTACAGGTATAAACCTGGTACCACGCCGGTCCTGACCAAAACTGTGACCCCGCTCACTCTGGATGTGGTGGATGAGTCGGTTCAGACCATGGAGTCTACGTAGAATCCAAGACAAGACAAGAAGAGTctgtaaaacaattaaaaaagaaatcacaTGGACTGTATTTTGTCACTGTCCTTATGGTTTTCTGAAATAAAAGCTTTTATTTGTCAAATTTGTTAAATGGTTTGTGTATGCTGTACTTGAAGCGGTTAACATATTTTttgtgctatttatttatttatttatttagttcttaattttttatttatttatttatttttttaaaatttcattaattttttattatttatttattcttttttttttttttttttacatttttatgcaaattgttatttctttaaagCACCTTGAATTAGTTACAAAATATATATGAATTTTTTCTTATCAATAATTTACTGTTATTGTTAAAAAGTGataaaaactttttcttttttttcaggtcatcAAAAAagatcttgtttttatttatgtatgtatgtatttatttatttatatgttaaaACTTTATGAGTATCATGAAGCAGATCGAGCCtcaggtttttgggtttttttttgaagaatgaacaattgaacagtatatatacataataatatacatcaaaGAAAGGATAGAAAATTTCACcattcacaatatattttattcttcaaatatatagaaacacatgtaagtaaaaaatatatatatataagaaaagaaaacttgagcgtataatcttatttaatttgtataatttatatttatacgtcaagcatttttttaatgttaaaactATTAGTATCATGAAGTAGCTCGAgcctcagttttgttttgtttttttgtttgtttttttatatttaaacttTATTAGTATCATGAAGCAGCTCGAgcctcagtt
This DNA window, taken from Sphaeramia orbicularis chromosome 11, fSphaOr1.1, whole genome shotgun sequence, encodes the following:
- the psmb10 gene encoding proteasome subunit beta type-10, encoding MMQSLEPQAGGFNFNNCSRNSVLESGLSELGFKPPTARKTGTTIAGVVYKDGVILGADTRATDDMVVADKNCMKIHYIAPKIYCCGAGVAADAEITTQIMASNVELHMLNTGRPPLVAMVTRQLKQMLFRYQGHVGSSLIVGGVDVTGPHLYSVYPHGSYDKLPFLTMGSGAAAAVSVFEDRFKPKMELEEAKQLVRDAIAAGIFCDLGSGSNVDLCVITEGGVDFLRGYDKPTEKGQRGGQYRYKPGTTPVLTKTVTPLTLDVVDESVQTMEST